The Arcobacter arenosus genome has a window encoding:
- a CDS encoding HNH endonuclease encodes MKDTVVLAIIEALNIANKNLTVKEIKELILKHNLYIFGTTDIDPVIRKTIDRHCINGAKSSQKSKIDYFIKKDKNSFKLLKITTKKITKKTTKNYGDLESGVEGKKKCRYTTYYERKPKLRKIAIELHGKKCIVCGFDFEKKYGEYAKDLIHIHHIKPLFENDDEDEVLINPKTDLVPVCPNCHAVIHKKKDKTLSIEEIKLIIKK; translated from the coding sequence ATGAAAGATACTGTCGTATTAGCAATTATTGAGGCATTAAATATAGCAAATAAAAACCTTACTGTTAAGGAAATAAAAGAATTAATTTTAAAACATAATTTATATATCTTTGGGACAACTGATATAGATCCTGTAATAAGAAAAACTATAGATAGGCATTGTATAAATGGTGCTAAATCATCACAAAAATCAAAAATTGATTATTTTATAAAAAAAGATAAAAATTCTTTTAAATTATTAAAAATTACTACAAAAAAAATTACAAAAAAGACTACAAAAAACTACGGTGATCTAGAATCCGGCGTAGAAGGCAAAAAAAAATGTAGATACACAACCTATTATGAAAGAAAACCTAAGTTAAGAAAAATTGCAATAGAGCTTCATGGAAAAAAATGTATAGTATGTGGTTTTGATTTTGAAAAAAAATATGGAGAGTATGCAAAGGACTTGATACATATTCATCACATAAAACCACTTTTTGAAAATGATGATGAGGATGAAGTATTAATAAATCCAAAAACGGATCTAGTACCAGTATGTCCTAATTGTCATGCAGTAATACATAAAAAGAAAGATAAAACACTTTCTATTGAAGAAATAAAATTAATAATTAAGAAATAA
- a CDS encoding TetR/AcrR family transcriptional regulator, with translation MNTEQKKELAKRFNISLPTYYSWEKNKPELIKIIELGLMKEKELEENLDGFEDLGNVVKKMYDEMQDMKKKMEELESK, from the coding sequence ATGAATACTGAACAAAAAAAAGAGTTAGCAAAAAGATTTAATATCTCATTACCTACTTATTATAGTTGGGAAAAAAACAAACCTGAGCTAATTAAAATTATAGAACTAGGACTAATGAAAGAAAAAGAATTAGAAGAAAATCTTGATGGTTTTGAAGACTTAGGAAATGTTGTTAAAAAAATGTATGATGAAATGCAAGATATGAAAAAGAAAATGGAAGAATTAGAAAGTAAGTAA
- a CDS encoding zonular occludens toxin domain-containing protein, whose amino-acid sequence MVTFITGFPGSGKSYYEIDKIYNIMSKNHDLSKNIEVIYTNINGIKLDKFPQNGIELKKLNIDEFYKYLEQSFSLYDLYKNSDNVDEHLIKHSKEKGYFNCLIVFDECHDFLSNQDRVKIYWLTYHRHLHHEIDLLTQNKGLINSKYRAIPEIFIEAQPRSKKLFSNTLTYKHYASFAMRKNDLFNKSSIKTRKEVFDLYTSGNTSKQKSIVKKFILIVFIGLLIAGVLFYNLLLSFNFFENTDKKEDTLNIETQKLEKISNIPTNQNFQRVQNNTDIKNFDKYVLKVVFDSREGYFIFNNYYSVIHFRKFLKETNSKVLSKYSLIANKKYKLSHLYISTNDESLKKFFVLPKIKKNQKNLDDIKINF is encoded by the coding sequence ATGGTTACCTTTATAACTGGATTTCCCGGAAGTGGTAAATCATATTATGAGATTGATAAAATATATAATATCATGTCAAAAAATCATGACTTATCAAAAAATATTGAGGTTATATATACAAATATTAATGGTATAAAATTAGATAAGTTTCCTCAGAATGGTATTGAACTAAAAAAATTAAATATAGATGAATTTTACAAATATTTAGAACAATCATTTTCATTATATGATCTTTATAAAAATAGTGATAATGTAGATGAACATTTGATTAAACACTCAAAAGAAAAAGGTTACTTTAACTGCCTTATTGTTTTTGATGAGTGCCACGACTTTTTAAGTAATCAAGATAGAGTTAAAATTTATTGGCTAACTTATCATAGACACTTACATCATGAAATAGATTTGCTTACTCAGAATAAAGGTCTTATTAATTCAAAATATAGAGCTATTCCTGAGATATTTATCGAAGCTCAACCAAGGAGTAAAAAACTATTCTCAAATACTCTTACATATAAACACTATGCTTCTTTTGCAATGAGAAAAAATGATTTATTTAATAAATCCTCTATTAAAACAAGAAAAGAAGTATTTGACTTATATACAAGTGGAAATACTTCTAAACAAAAATCAATAGTTAAAAAGTTTATTCTTATTGTTTTCATTGGCCTTTTAATTGCAGGGGTCTTATTTTATAATCTTCTTTTATCATTTAATTTTTTTGAAAATACAGATAAAAAAGAAGATACTTTAAATATTGAAACTCAAAAATTAGAAAAGATTTCAAATATACCAACAAATCAAAATTTTCAAAGAGTTCAAAATAATACAGATATTAAAAACTTTGATAAATATGTTTTAAAAGTTGTTTTTGATAGTAGAGAGGGATATTTTATCTTTAATAATTACTATTCAGTAATACATTTTAGGAAGTTTTTAAAAGAAACTAATTCAAAAGTATTAAGTAAATACTCTTTGATTGCAAACAAAAAATATAAACTATCGCATTTATATATTTCTACAAATGATGAATCATTAAAAAAATTCTTTGTTTTACCAAAAATTAAAAAAAATCAAAAAAATTTAGATGATATTAAAATCAATTTCTAA
- a CDS encoding type II secretion system protein GspD yields the protein MKKSILLILLIVSTVFSSEFVDIPLTEYIKIVSKQKNISIIIDNNIDKNYSIYLSSKLEESIYFDILETILKKENMILKYYKNHYYITKRTVKTSIKNKVFSYRFHYLNEADIKGLMSIYNYKYNYVKSLKSIFIDCTATEFNQLVNLFNEYDFIPNQKKLKITILDTNLTKLKEYGFENNLNIASSENSSLFFNFLAFPFSSTNILPDLKRSNFTSYIKFMNSKNITDILSSPTVSIFDGKKTVFEVVKNIPFKTGQTISNDNITKTTTSIDYKDVGLKLEVLPIINKNQAFLDLSLTIENILDKSDTPVTSKRHFKQYVSLNVGETFILNGINQTETYNDDFKTPFLSDIPYIGWLFKNEYEDIKTSNLTVLLELKDKASQTK from the coding sequence ATGAAAAAATCAATTCTATTAATTTTATTAATTGTTAGTACTGTTTTTAGTTCAGAGTTTGTGGATATTCCATTAACAGAATATATTAAAATAGTTTCTAAACAAAAAAATATCTCAATTATAATTGATAACAATATTGATAAAAACTATAGTATTTATCTTTCTTCTAAATTAGAAGAATCTATATATTTTGATATTTTAGAGACTATCTTAAAAAAAGAAAATATGATTCTAAAATACTATAAAAATCATTACTATATAACAAAAAGAACTGTTAAAACATCAATTAAAAATAAAGTCTTTAGTTATAGATTTCATTATCTAAATGAAGCTGATATTAAAGGTTTGATGAGTATATATAATTATAAATACAATTATGTAAAATCTTTAAAATCAATTTTTATTGACTGTACGGCTACAGAATTTAATCAACTTGTAAATTTATTTAATGAATATGATTTTATTCCTAACCAAAAGAAATTAAAAATCACAATATTAGATACTAATCTTACAAAATTAAAAGAGTATGGATTTGAGAATAATTTAAATATTGCTTCAAGTGAAAATAGTTCTTTATTCTTTAATTTCCTTGCTTTCCCTTTTTCATCAACAAATATATTACCAGACTTAAAAAGAAGTAATTTTACATCATATATTAAATTCATGAATAGTAAAAATATTACTGATATTCTGTCAAGTCCTACTGTATCAATTTTTGATGGTAAAAAAACTGTTTTTGAAGTAGTAAAAAATATACCATTTAAAACAGGTCAAACAATATCTAATGATAATATTACAAAAACTACAACATCAATTGATTATAAAGATGTAGGTTTAAAGCTTGAAGTATTACCAATAATCAATAAGAATCAAGCCTTTTTAGATCTTAGTTTAACTATAGAAAATATATTAGATAAATCAGATACTCCAGTTACATCAAAAAGGCATTTTAAACAGTATGTATCTTTAAATGTAGGTGAAACGTTCATACTAAATGGAATTAATCAAACAGAAACATACAATGATGATTTTAAGACACCATTTTTAAGTGATATCCCTTATATAGGGTGGCTATTTAAAAATGAGTATGAAGATATAAAAACTTCAAATTTGACTGTTTTATTAGAATTAAAAGATAAAGCGTCGCAGACAAAATAA
- a CDS encoding replication endonuclease — protein MYGITRQDIQIIDTKIELQKKYLLSRHFDFGDNTKSALDFTYSANLNPKKYFAEMNNRIKSIFEYAKDLNLKPVFITLTAPSKYHKLNVNGELKINPNETAKALTQIFNKFTSLQIFRKMKKDLGHGLIYFRVYEPHKSGVPHLHAMLFLPAGYILPVKKRYKEYFTDTKRWGNNKKSIDFKYTWYNSAGGAVAYIMKYVTKTFKNENDDSTQYASYWYIKHNIRRFLCSRTLAPITIYRKIRHFFKKHSNDYLKITQLIRNNEIHRLFDDTTYSYMKFNYETGEVEDITVWQKNTDLILNSRIKTKDTFTLKYTKKDKKKPLLAIVSDFEKYAFNESLQKFVLMPVVPSLLSNYQLSHYYRILDDKPINELDLVHFGVVKNEMIKRGMFGNTVKKATFEKRQVCDIWTKEEYTHTAIVTDGYNSMSNFIEDLNIYTETKPFTNQRAVAHVPLQFSVPDEVSYDVPFI, from the coding sequence ATGTACGGTATAACAAGACAAGATATTCAAATCATAGATACTAAAATAGAACTTCAAAAGAAGTATCTATTAAGTAGACATTTTGACTTTGGAGACAATACAAAATCTGCTTTAGATTTTACATATAGTGCAAATCTAAATCCAAAGAAATACTTTGCAGAAATGAACAATAGAATCAAATCAATATTTGAATATGCAAAAGATTTAAACTTAAAGCCTGTATTTATTACTCTTACTGCTCCAAGTAAGTATCATAAATTGAATGTTAATGGAGAATTAAAAATAAATCCAAATGAGACTGCAAAGGCTTTAACTCAAATTTTTAATAAATTTACATCATTACAAATATTTAGAAAAATGAAAAAAGATTTAGGACATGGACTAATTTATTTTAGAGTATATGAACCTCATAAGAGTGGTGTTCCTCATTTACATGCTATGTTATTTCTTCCGGCAGGATACATTTTACCAGTTAAGAAAAGATACAAAGAATACTTTACAGACACGAAAAGATGGGGAAATAATAAAAAATCTATTGATTTTAAATACACATGGTATAACTCTGCAGGTGGTGCTGTTGCTTATATTATGAAGTATGTGACAAAGACTTTTAAAAATGAAAATGATGATAGTACGCAGTACGCATCTTATTGGTATATTAAACATAATATTAGAAGATTTCTATGCTCGAGAACTTTAGCTCCAATTACTATTTATAGAAAGATTAGACACTTCTTTAAAAAACATTCAAATGACTATTTAAAAATAACACAACTTATTAGAAATAATGAAATACATAGATTATTTGATGATACTACTTATTCATACATGAAATTTAATTATGAGACTGGAGAAGTAGAGGACATTACTGTATGGCAAAAGAACACAGATTTAATACTTAATTCAAGAATAAAAACAAAAGATACCTTTACATTAAAATATACAAAAAAAGATAAGAAAAAACCACTATTAGCTATAGTCTCTGATTTTGAAAAATATGCATTTAATGAGAGTTTACAAAAGTTTGTTTTAATGCCTGTAGTACCTAGTTTACTTAGTAATTATCAACTTTCACACTACTATAGAATATTAGATGATAAGCCAATTAATGAACTTGATTTAGTTCATTTTGGAGTTGTAAAAAATGAAATGATAAAAAGAGGTATGTTTGGAAATACAGTTAAAAAAGCAACATTTGAAAAAAGACAAGTTTGTGATATATGGACCAAAGAAGAATATACACATACTGCAATAGTAACAGATGGCTATAACTCAATGTCAAACTTTATCGAAGATCTAAATATTTATACAGAGACTAAACCTTTTACCAACCAGAGGGCGGTAGCACACGTTCCTCTACAATTTAGTGTTCCCGATGAAGTAAGCTATGACGTGCCGTTTATATAA
- a CDS encoding helix-turn-helix transcriptional regulator, with the protein MSKFLRITSVMDRTGLAKSTIWLWVKENKFPKPIKLSPRITVWEEEKIVGWMESKI; encoded by the coding sequence ATGAGCAAGTTTTTAAGAATAACTAGTGTCATGGATAGGACGGGATTGGCAAAAAGTACAATATGGTTGTGGGTAAAAGAAAATAAATTTCCTAAACCAATTAAATTAAGTCCTAGAATTACTGTTTGGGAGGAAGAAAAAATAGTAGGTTGGATGGAAAGTAAAATATAA
- the pgi gene encoding glucose-6-phosphate isomerase: MGRREDLFAELKSIKNELEKITLKGLFKENPKRFEEFSVSLENMTLDYSKININKDAISKLFEVAKECKVEEKRDAMFSGEKINITENRAVLHTALRNKSDNQIFVDGKDVIPDIKEVLQNMKEFATSIRDGKILSSTNEEFTDIINIGIGGSHLGPEMVSQALTPYCDGPKVHFVSNIDSSHLSDTIKDLNPATTLVIVASKTFTTIETMTNAKSAKKWFQESLGEKEANLHFAALSTALEKTKEFGISDDRVFGFWDWVGGRYSIWSAIGLSVMIAIGADSFDEFLEGAFIMDEHFKTAPIEKNMPMLLGLIGIWHRNICDYDTRAILPYDQRLRSFAMYVQQLDMESNGKRVTLSGEELKIKSGPIVWGEPGTNSQHSFFQLLHQGKDIIPCEFMLAVNNHENGMDIHNDLLMANCLAQSQAMMNGRDIDEVRTILKDSGLCEEKIEELAPHKVFEGNRPSSTLIYKKLDPKTLGKIIALYEHRVFVEGAIWDVGSFDQWGVELGKELATKMVSYIQDDSKDTKLLDSSSKGLLDTIKLWNKNKKG; encoded by the coding sequence ATGGGGAGAAGAGAGGATTTATTCGCTGAGTTAAAATCAATTAAAAATGAATTAGAAAAAATAACTTTAAAGGGATTATTTAAAGAAAACCCAAAACGATTTGAAGAGTTTTCTGTTTCATTGGAAAATATGACTTTAGATTATTCAAAAATCAATATAAATAAAGATGCTATCTCAAAACTTTTTGAAGTTGCAAAAGAGTGTAAAGTAGAAGAAAAAAGAGATGCTATGTTTAGTGGTGAAAAAATAAATATCACTGAAAATAGAGCAGTTCTTCACACTGCACTTAGAAACAAATCTGATAATCAAATTTTTGTAGATGGAAAAGATGTAATACCTGATATAAAAGAGGTTTTACAAAATATGAAAGAGTTTGCCACTTCTATAAGAGATGGGAAAATTCTATCTTCAACAAATGAAGAATTTACAGATATCATTAATATTGGAATTGGTGGTTCTCATTTAGGTCCAGAAATGGTTTCTCAAGCATTAACTCCATATTGTGATGGTCCAAAAGTACATTTTGTTTCAAATATTGATTCATCACATTTAAGTGATACTATAAAAGATTTAAACCCAGCAACTACACTTGTTATTGTTGCTTCTAAAACGTTTACTACTATTGAAACTATGACAAATGCAAAATCAGCAAAAAAATGGTTTCAAGAAAGTTTAGGTGAAAAAGAAGCAAATCTACATTTCGCAGCATTATCAACAGCCTTAGAAAAAACAAAAGAGTTTGGAATAAGTGATGACAGAGTATTTGGCTTTTGGGATTGGGTTGGAGGAAGATATTCAATTTGGTCTGCTATTGGTCTAAGTGTTATGATAGCAATAGGAGCAGATAGTTTTGATGAGTTTTTAGAGGGTGCATTTATTATGGATGAACATTTTAAGACAGCCCCAATAGAAAAAAATATGCCAATGCTTTTAGGCTTAATTGGTATTTGGCATAGAAATATTTGTGACTATGATACAAGGGCAATCTTACCTTATGACCAAAGACTAAGATCTTTTGCAATGTATGTTCAACAGCTTGATATGGAGAGTAATGGAAAAAGAGTAACTTTAAGTGGGGAAGAATTAAAAATAAAATCTGGGCCAATTGTTTGGGGAGAACCAGGAACAAATTCTCAACACTCATTTTTTCAGCTTTTACATCAAGGTAAAGATATCATCCCATGTGAATTTATGCTTGCAGTAAACAATCATGAAAATGGTATGGATATACATAATGACTTACTTATGGCAAACTGTTTAGCTCAAAGTCAGGCTATGATGAATGGAAGAGATATTGATGAAGTAAGAACTATATTAAAAGATTCAGGACTATGTGAAGAAAAGATTGAAGAATTAGCTCCTCACAAAGTTTTTGAAGGTAATAGACCATCTTCTACATTGATTTATAAAAAATTAGACCCTAAAACTTTAGGTAAAATTATTGCCCTTTATGAGCATAGAGTTTTTGTAGAGGGAGCAATTTGGGATGTAGGTTCTTTTGATCAATGGGGAGTAGAACTTGGAAAAGAGCTTGCTACAAAAATGGTTTCATATATTCAAGATGATTCAAAAGATACTAAATTACTTGATTCTTCAAGTAAAGGTTTATTAGATACAATAAAACTATGGAATAAAAATAAAAAAGGATAG
- the eda gene encoding bifunctional 4-hydroxy-2-oxoglutarate aldolase/2-dehydro-3-deoxy-phosphogluconate aldolase: protein MEAKDIMGISPIVPVIAIDDEKDALPLARALSAGGVNVMEITLRTPAGLKAVEIISKEMPSMNVGTGTVCNEEDIIASKKAGAKFAFSPGISQELIDAAKKHEITLIPGVATASEVMLAQNNGIFYCKLFPATIAGGVDILKAFSGPFSKMNFCPTGGVKLENLNEFLNLKNVMCAGGTWFVPKDAITNNDFDKITKLCIEALDSID, encoded by the coding sequence ATGGAAGCAAAAGATATAATGGGTATTTCCCCAATAGTTCCAGTAATCGCTATAGATGATGAAAAAGATGCCCTTCCTCTTGCACGTGCTTTAAGTGCAGGTGGTGTAAATGTGATGGAGATTACCCTAAGAACTCCTGCTGGATTAAAAGCAGTGGAGATTATTAGTAAAGAGATGCCTTCTATGAATGTAGGAACAGGTACGGTTTGTAATGAAGAAGATATCATTGCTTCAAAAAAAGCTGGAGCAAAATTTGCTTTTTCCCCTGGAATTTCACAAGAGTTAATAGATGCAGCAAAAAAACATGAGATAACTTTAATCCCAGGTGTTGCAACAGCAAGTGAAGTGATGTTAGCCCAAAATAATGGAATTTTTTATTGTAAACTTTTCCCTGCAACTATTGCAGGTGGAGTAGATATTCTAAAAGCTTTTAGTGGTCCATTTTCAAAAATGAATTTTTGTCCAACAGGTGGAGTAAAATTAGAAAATTTAAATGAATTTTTAAATTTGAAAAATGTTATGTGTGCTGGTGGAACTTGGTTTGTTCCAAAAGATGCGATAACTAATAATGATTTTGATAAAATAACAAAACTATGTATTGAAGCGTTGGATTCAATAGACTAA
- the edd gene encoding phosphogluconate dehydratase, producing MNEIIKNVTQNIINRSKKSRKIYLDRVQKAKKQTVNRKTLGCSNFAHAIAPMNSEEKNVMTSETAPNMAIITAYNDMLSAHEPYSVYPSLLKRELLKNGATAQVAGGVPAMCDGVTQSQPGMELSLFSRDNIAMGTAIGMSHNVYDGAFYLGVCDKIVPGLLIGALQFGHLPSIFVPAGPMPSGISNSQKAKVRQEFAQGKVDKKALLEVESKSYHSSGTCTFYGTANSNQMLLEMMGLQLPNSSFVNTNTPLRDALTRKAAQTLVELKKEGKVIGEMIDEKSFVNAIIGLMATGGSSNHTIHLIAMAKAAGIVLTWDDFDELSKVIPLLCKMYPNGSADVNHFRDAGGMSVVISQLIDAGLVHKDVETVVGFGLENFVVEPRLDGNEVVFEEGARVSRDKDIISTVQKPFFSEGGIKLLKGNVGRSVIKTSALKDEHMIIEAPAIVFNSQEELQIAFKAGELEKDFIAVVRYQGPKSNGMPELHGLMPPLGSLQDRGFKVAILTDGRMSGASGKVPSAIHLTPEASDGGVIAKINTGDLIKFDVENGEVSLIVDSVELENREIELPDVSSNVHGFGRELFSTIRANVGSAENGATIFDLVGEERA from the coding sequence ATGAATGAAATAATAAAAAACGTAACACAGAATATAATAAATCGTTCTAAAAAAAGTAGAAAAATCTACTTAGATAGAGTACAAAAAGCAAAAAAACAAACAGTTAATAGAAAAACTTTAGGTTGTAGCAATTTTGCCCATGCAATAGCACCTATGAATAGTGAAGAGAAAAATGTTATGACTAGTGAAACTGCACCAAATATGGCAATCATCACCGCATACAATGATATGCTTTCAGCCCATGAACCATATTCAGTTTATCCATCACTTCTAAAAAGAGAACTTCTAAAAAATGGGGCAACTGCACAAGTTGCCGGTGGAGTTCCTGCAATGTGTGATGGGGTTACTCAATCTCAACCAGGAATGGAGTTGTCTTTATTCTCTAGGGATAATATTGCAATGGGAACAGCTATTGGTATGAGTCATAATGTTTATGATGGTGCTTTTTATTTGGGAGTTTGTGACAAGATTGTTCCAGGATTGTTAATTGGGGCTTTACAATTTGGTCATTTGCCTTCAATATTTGTTCCAGCAGGACCAATGCCTTCAGGTATTTCAAATTCTCAAAAAGCAAAGGTTAGACAAGAGTTTGCCCAAGGAAAAGTTGATAAAAAAGCTTTACTTGAAGTTGAATCTAAATCATATCATAGTAGTGGTACTTGTACTTTTTATGGTACAGCAAATTCAAATCAAATGCTTTTAGAGATGATGGGATTACAACTTCCAAACTCCTCTTTTGTAAATACAAACACTCCCCTTCGTGATGCCCTTACTAGAAAAGCCGCTCAGACTTTAGTTGAGTTAAAAAAAGAGGGTAAAGTTATTGGTGAAATGATAGATGAAAAATCTTTTGTAAATGCCATCATTGGACTTATGGCAACGGGAGGTTCTTCAAATCATACAATCCATTTAATAGCTATGGCAAAAGCTGCAGGTATTGTTTTAACATGGGATGATTTTGATGAACTTTCAAAAGTTATTCCTCTTTTATGTAAGATGTATCCAAATGGAAGTGCCGATGTAAATCATTTTAGAGATGCAGGTGGAATGTCCGTAGTTATCTCTCAACTTATTGATGCAGGACTTGTACATAAAGATGTGGAAACAGTAGTTGGTTTTGGTTTAGAAAATTTTGTTGTTGAACCAAGATTGGATGGAAATGAAGTTGTTTTTGAAGAGGGAGCAAGAGTTTCAAGGGATAAAGATATTATCTCAACTGTGCAAAAACCATTTTTTAGTGAGGGTGGAATTAAACTTCTTAAAGGAAATGTGGGAAGAAGTGTTATTAAAACTTCAGCGTTAAAAGATGAGCATATGATAATAGAAGCACCAGCTATTGTTTTTAATTCTCAAGAGGAACTTCAAATTGCTTTTAAAGCTGGAGAACTTGAAAAAGATTTTATAGCAGTTGTACGTTATCAAGGTCCAAAATCAAATGGCATGCCTGAACTTCATGGTCTTATGCCTCCACTTGGAAGTTTACAAGATAGAGGTTTTAAAGTTGCAATATTAACAGATGGAAGAATGTCAGGGGCTTCGGGAAAAGTACCTTCGGCTATTCATCTAACACCAGAAGCTAGTGATGGAGGTGTTATTGCAAAAATTAATACAGGTGATTTAATCAAGTTTGATGTGGAAAATGGTGAAGTTAGTCTAATTGTTGACTCAGTTGAACTTGAAAATAGAGAGATTGAATTACCTGATGTAAGTTCAAATGTTCATGGCTTTGGTAGGGAATTGTTTTCTACTATTAGAGCAAATGTTGGTAGTGCAGAAAATGGTGCTACAATTTTTGATTTAGTTGGGGAGGAGAGAGCCTAA
- the pgl gene encoding 6-phosphogluconolactonase, with translation MTNLKKFKNKEELLEELSSDIVELLQDEIEEKGKASLLVSGGSTPKPLFQKLSNIDIPWEKVIISLVDDRWLEPTHKDSNELLVKENLMQNFASKAKFVGMFIEGKTAYESDEDCSLTYEDNVFPFDVIILGMGGDSHTASLFPENEKLKEAYDLKNENLCISIKPDTAPYDRMSLTLGAILSAKNIILHIEGEEKLKVYEEALNSKDIFKTPISAVLNNERLIEVYHA, from the coding sequence ATGACTAATTTAAAAAAATTTAAAAATAAAGAGGAACTTTTAGAGGAATTAAGTTCAGATATAGTTGAACTTTTACAAGATGAGATTGAAGAGAAAGGGAAAGCTAGTTTATTAGTATCTGGTGGCTCTACACCAAAACCACTTTTTCAAAAACTTTCAAATATAGATATTCCTTGGGAAAAGGTAATAATTTCCCTTGTTGATGATAGATGGTTAGAACCAACACATAAAGACAGTAATGAACTACTTGTAAAAGAGAATTTAATGCAAAACTTTGCTTCAAAGGCAAAATTTGTAGGAATGTTCATTGAGGGGAAAACTGCTTATGAAAGTGATGAAGATTGTTCCTTAACTTATGAAGATAATGTATTCCCTTTTGATGTTATTATTTTAGGTATGGGAGGTGACTCTCACACAGCATCACTTTTCCCAGAAAATGAAAAATTAAAAGAAGCATATGATTTAAAAAATGAAAATTTATGTATTTCTATAAAGCCGGACACTGCACCATACGATAGAATGAGTTTAACTCTAGGTGCAATTTTAAGTGCTAAAAATATCATTCTTCATATAGAAGGGGAAGAAAAACTTAAAGTATATGAAGAAGCTTTAAACTCAAAGGATATTTTTAAAACTCCAATTAGTGCTGTTTTAAACAATGAAAGATTAATAGAGGTTTATCACGCATGA